Within Deltaproteobacteria bacterium, the genomic segment AACGAAAGTAACCCGCCTTTCTACTATTTACTTCTCCATTATTGGATTCCTTATTTCGGAGATTCCGAATTTATTTCAAGACTGCCCTCGGCCATTCTCGGTTCGGTTTCCATACTCGCCATTTATGCTGTCGGCAAGCTCCTCTTCAACAAAAAAGCAGGACTTATTGCGGCGTTAATCCTGGCTACCTCTGTGTTCCATATTAAGTACTCCCAGGAGGCGAGAGGTTACACCTTGATGGTTTTCCTCTCGCTCGTTTCCCTATACTCTCTTCTGAAGCTAACGAGCGGCAGGCGGCGTGTATACAGCGTTGCGTACATCGTCTCAAGCGTTTTCCTGATGTACACACATTACTACGGTTCCCTGATTATTATTGCGCAGAACGTTTTTTGCTTCACTCTTTTTTTGAAAAATAAGAAAGCCGGGGAGCTTAGTTTATGGAGATGGGTAAAACTGCAGGCGGTCCTCGGCTTATTATTCCTGCCCGGTTTTCTTCTTTGGGCGAAAGTTACCTTCTCTATTCAAAAGGGATTCTGGGTGCCAGAGCCTCAGCCGGGCTGGATTCTGGGATTCTTCACTATATACTCCGGTTCCCTGTATCTGTTGATTCTTTTCACCGTATTTTCATTCCTTTCGGTCATCGGCTTCGGAAAAATCAATCGCGCGTGGAAAGTGAAGGAGTTTTTTCGACCGCTAAACGATTATCCCAATAATCTTGGAATAACGTCCGGGAACCTCATCTATTTACTTTTACTGTGGTTATTGATACCTGTTATGGTTCCCTATATAATTTCACTCGCTTCTTCCCCGGTCCTGATATTCCGCTACACTATTTGTGCATCCCTTGCCTTTTATCTTCTGGCTTCAAAGGGAATCAGCAATACGGACAATAAGTGGCTTATTGTTTTTATCTCTGCGGTCATTGTGGTTCTTTCGATGGTGAGTATCGAAAAATATTACTCCGGGGTGGATAAGCATCAGTGGAGAGAAGTCATGAGCGATATTGAAACAAACGCCGGCTACGGTGACGTGATCGTGGTCTATCCGCACTATGAGAAGCAGCCCGCTTATTATTATTCGAAGAGAAAGGATTTG encodes:
- a CDS encoding glycosyltransferase family 39 protein, which encodes MSMKNYVEKESVLCALKNNYMLLLIFLAGLTLRIYDLGTESIWFDEAISIMVSKLGIIEQIKWNIAVNESNPPFYYLLLHYWIPYFGDSEFISRLPSAILGSVSILAIYAVGKLLFNKKAGLIAALILATSVFHIKYSQEARGYTLMVFLSLVSLYSLLKLTSGRRRVYSVAYIVSSVFLMYTHYYGSLIIIAQNVFCFTLFLKNKKAGELSLWRWVKLQAVLGLLFLPGFLLWAKVTFSIQKGFWVPEPQPGWILGFFTIYSGSLYLLILFTVFSFLSVIGFGKINRAWKVKEFFRPLNDYPNNLGITSGNLIYLLLLWLLIPVMVPYIISLASSPVLIFRYTICASLAFYLLASKGISNTDNKWLIVFISAVIVVLSMVSIEKYYSGVDKHQWREVMSDIETNAGYGDVIVVYPHYEKQPAYYYSKRKDLKIIPMKDKFPSFNRLGDRNIWFVVHAHPVNRRLLKSGLRGRYDFVSEKYYNRLDLFRLKEKRK